In the Dermochelys coriacea isolate rDerCor1 chromosome 23, rDerCor1.pri.v4, whole genome shotgun sequence genome, GCTGTGTGATGTGGTGTAGGCAATAGGGTGTGGGTGATGGTGTATGTGCGAGTGATGGGGTGTGATGAGAGGCAAGTGGCAGGTGATGAGGTGTGTGTGGGTGACGGAATGAATGCAGGTGTTGAGTGTGATGGGGTGCCGGTGATGGGATGTGCGAGGGTAACAGGATGTGCTGAGATGCAGGTGACAAGGTGTGGGTGACGGGGTGTGATAAGGTGCAGGTGACAGGGTGTGTGAGGGTGATGGGGTATGGGTGACAGGGTGTGTGCGCAAGTGATGGGCTGAATGCGGGTGATGGTGTGTATGAGAATGATGGGGTGTGATAAGGTGTGGATGACAGGGTGTGATGGGATGCAGGTgacggggtgtgtgtgcaggtgaCAGGGTGAACACAAGTGACAGGATGCGATGGAGTGCAGGTGACGGGGTGTGTGAAGGTAATGGGGTGCGGGTGACAGGGTGTGTGTACAGGTGTCGAGGTGAATGTCGGTGACAGTGTGTGCAGGTGATGGGGGGTGTGCAGATGATGGGGTGAATGCAGGTGATGGGGATGTGATGAGGTGTGGGTGGTGGGGTGTGGGTGACAGGGTGTGTGTACAGGTGTCGGGGTGAATGTGGGTGACAGGGTGTGTGCAGATCATGGGGTGAGACAAGGTGTGGGTGACGGGGTGAATGCGGGTGATGGAATGTGTGAGCATGATGGGGATGTGATGAGGTGCAGCAGATGGGGTGTGGGAAGGTGACAGGATGTGACGAGTGACAGGGTGTGTGTACAGATGCCGGGGTGAATGCAGGTGATTGGGTGTGTGAGGAGGATGGGGTGTGATgaggtgtgggtgatggggtgtgtaTGCAGGTGATGGGATGCGTGCAGGTGACGGGGTGTGTGAGGGTGATGGGGAAATGATGAGGTGCGGGTGATGGGATGTGATGGGGTGTGTGAGGGAGATGGGGATGTGATGAGGTGTGGGTGACGGGGTGCGTCGAGAAGCtggtctccccacctcccttgccTGTTGACAAACAGTCACTCCGGCTGTGCAGGGCAATGGGCTGGCAGGTGTCTCTGGCCTAGTTAGGaaaatgggccattaggaaattGCTGGGCTGGGCCATGCTGAGAGGGGATTAGCTCTGGGCTCCCTCTAATCAGCCCCCCTGATCTCTCACCTGAAGTGTCCGGCAAAGTCACCGCGCGTGACGCCTGGCGCCCAGGAACCACCGCGCAAGGGGCTGGGAGatcggggcggggaggggggactaAATCTGGAGCCCAATTAAAGGATCAAGAGCTTTTGGGGGATCTGgctctgggggctggggtgtAATCCACCCCGGGGGGGTGGGCTATAAAGCAGGCACTGCCTGGGAACCGGGCGTAGAGCGGGCGCCAGGGAGAGAGGGACGCTAGACCGACAGGGTGCGAGCGGGCACGGCAGGCGGCAAAGAGGGAGCGACCCaaacgggcagggcagggaacagggagtgCGGCTGGGCTCGGCGGGGGGCTGCAGCGGGACGGGGGCACCATGACGCAGGCCTGGGATGGGGCTGTTTTTGCCGCCCGGCGGCGCAACGATGACGACGACACAACCCGGGACAGCATCTTCGTCTACACCAACAGCAACAACACGCGGGGTGAGCGCAGGGCGCTGGGGTACCGCGGGGGAGAGGAGTCTGGGCGCAGAGGGGCTGGGGTACCGCAGGGGAGAGAAGTCGGGGCGCAGGGGGGCTGGGGTACTGCAGGGGagaggagttggggggctggggtatcgcaggggagaggagttggggtgcaggggggctggggtaCATCAGGGGAGAGGAatcggggtgcaggggggctggggtgctgtgggggagaggagtcGGGGGGCTGGGGTACCGCGGGGGAGAAAAGTTGGGGCACGAGGGGCTGGGGTTCcgtgggggagaggaggtggggtgCGGGGTACAGGGAGAAGAGTCAGGGCACAGGGGGTGGGGTACCACGGGGGAGAGGAGTTGGGGCCCGGGGGGCTTGGGTACTGCGGGGGAGAggagttggggcacagggggGCTGGGCTACTGTGGGGGAGAGGAGTcggggcacaggggctggggtTCCGCGGGGGAGAGGATTTGGGGTGCGGGGGGCTGGAGTACCGCGGGGGAGAGGAGTCGGGGGGCTGGGGTACCGCGGGGAGAGGAGTCGGGGCGCAGGGGGGCTGGGGTACggcgggggagaggaggtggggcgCAGGGGGTACAGAGGTGCCAGCTGCGAGGCCCCCCTCACCCCTGTCCTCCGCACCAGGCCCCTTCGAAGGCCCCAACTACCACATCGCGCCGCGCTGGGTGTTCAATGTGGTGTCACTCTGGATGGTCTTTGTGGTCGTCGCCTCCGTCTTCACCAACGGGCTGGTGCTGGTGGCCACCTGGAAGTTCAAGAAGCTGCGGCACCCGCTGAACTGGATCCTGGTGAACCTGGCGATCGCCGACCTGGGCGAGACCCTGATCGCCAGCACCATCAGCGTCGTCAACCAGGTCTCCGGCTACTTCGTGCTGGGCCACCCGCTCTGCGTGGTCGAGGGCTACACCGTCTCCGTCTGCGGTGAGTGCGGCCggggagccccgcccccagcccgccctgccccagagagcccgCCCCCAGCCCGCCTTGCCCGcagagagccccgcccccagcccaccctgcccctggagagccccacccccatccccgccctgcccccagagagccccgcccccacccatccaTGTGGACACAGCCCCATGCATCCATGGAGAACCAtggccccgccctgcccacagGAAGCCCCACAGAgagccccggccctgcccctccatggggagccatggccccgcccccacccatgGAAATTGGAGGCAAGGGGAAGCCCTGCCTCCAAACAAAGCACACTGCCCTTGTCCTCCAGCCACAGGGCAccatgctcccctgcccccactgggcCCCCTCGCCGGCCATGGCTCCAGAGACACGACTCCTCCCCTCTGGCCCCTGGGGCCCCCAGCGGAGGGACAAGGCCCAGGCCTCCAGTGAACCCAGTGCCCCTGCAGGTGTCACGGCGCTGTGGTCGCTGGCTATCATCTCCTGGGAGCGCTGGTTCGTGGTGTGCAAACCCTTTGGCAACATCAAGTTTGATGGGAAGCTGGCCATTGGCGGCATCATCTTCTCCTGGGTCTGGTCCGCCACCTGGACTGCGCCCCCCATCTTCGGCTGGAGCAGGTGGGCGTGGGGCAGAATCGCAGCCGGGGCGGGGATTGAGGGGCCAGGAGCAGGCACATGGGGATAGCTAGTGTAACGAGGCTAGTTCTGGTGGCACCCTGCGGAGAGCgccaattcaggacaaagtgctcaaagcaggacagttaccgcccagggctggggcttctgtgcacaccaaggcaaaccagagcagccagccagagaggacttcggtctcaccccactggctaaccacaagtcacccaagcaattcccttagacaccccagtttcccagtatccccaccagtgccatttgttatggggacagatgattatgaaaaccaatactccagtaaaagaaaaaaggttctcctgatcccaaaggaccaagccccagacccaggtcaatatacaagtcagatcttacccacaaatcacgctgttgccaatccttttgaatctaaaatctaaagggttattcataaaaggaaaaagatagagaTGAGCGCTAGAATTGGTGAAAGGGAATCAATGACATCCagtcatggcaaagttcttggttcaggcttgtagccgTGATGGAATAAGCTGCAGGTTCCAGTCAAGTCTCTGGAGCTGGGATGGGtccttcagtccttggttcagagcTTCCGTGTAGCCAAGTCTCTCCAGAGGCCAGACGCAGGACTGAAGACACGATGGAGGGGTCTGcagggccttttatagtctcCTGCCATGTGGCCTCTGCTTCCTTTGTCCTAAGGACAAGCTGCCCAGCCCATGGCCTGGACCAACCCCAGAGTCCTGTCCATAGGCAGGACCTTGCCTGCCTGGCTGAGTCCCAAGGcctgtctgccttctctcagtgggtcagttgtgtCGCTGATGGTCcctaatgggccatccagcaggttAAGCAGAGCTGACCCCAACTTGTCTGGGGCGTcccccagaaacacagcacaagtttgaactgcagacagtacagagccaatactgataactttaaatacaaaactgATACATGCACCCAGATCGCATAACCCTAACCAgccaaccataaccttgtcttagattccttatttgaccccctttataaaaGATTTgttgccactacaggaccttggttgcaacaatgttctatacgttcccagttcaagtcaataatgtcacagctagatagatagagggggtagGGAGGAtggaggggtctctggggagggaggggatgaatggaaggggatggggggatgggtgtgagagggaggaaggaagcagTCTGAGTGGAGGGAAGGAGTGTGTAGgatctctggggtggagctgtggTGGGAAGATGTCTCCAAACTGGGGTTGTAGGATTGGGGGGTgatgaggggaggggtggggggtatcTCTGGGAAGAGGTCTGGGGCAGAAGTGCGGGGCAAGAGAAGTGCATTGTGGGAGGAGAAGTATCGGTAGGGGGAAGAGTGACTGTAAGttgggttggggtgagggaacctgtgccccctcccctaactgcccccacccccctccaggtACTGGCCCCATGGCTTGAAGACCTCCTGTGGCCCAGATGTGTTCAGTGGCAGCTCAGACCCCGGGGTCCAGTCCTACATGATTGTGCTGATGATCACCTGCTGCTTCATCCCACTCAGCGTCATTGTCCTCTGCTATCTGCAAGTGTGGATGGCCATCCGCACGGTGAGCTCCCCCAGACCCTCCACAGGGGACCCCAAAATTGGCCAAGGGCCTTCCCACTGGCCTAGTAACTCTACACTGACTCCAGGGGCTCAGCAAGGAGCCCAGCATG is a window encoding:
- the LOC119847156 gene encoding red-sensitive opsin, whose product is MTQAWDGAVFAARRRNDDDDTTRDSIFVYTNSNNTRGERRALGYRGGEESGRRGAGGLGFRGGEDLGCGGLEYRGGEESGGWGTAGRGVGAQGGWGTAGERRWGAGGTEVPAARPPSPLSSAPGPFEGPNYHIAPRWVFNVVSLWMVFVVVASVFTNGLVLVATWKFKKLRHPLNWILVNLAIADLGETLIASTISVVNQVSGYFVLGHPLCVVEGYTVSVCGVTALWSLAIISWERWFVVCKPFGNIKFDGKLAIGGIIFSWVWSATWTAPPIFGWSRYWPHGLKTSCGPDVFSGSSDPGVQSYMIVLMITCCFIPLSVIVLCYLQVWMAIRTVAAQQKESESTQKAEKEVSRMVVVMIIAYIFCWGPYTFFACFAAANPGYAFHPLAAALPAYFAKSATIYNPIIYVFMNRQFRNCIMQLFGKKVDDGSELSSTSRTEVSSVSNSSVSPA